In Zobellia roscoffensis, the following are encoded in one genomic region:
- the htpG gene encoding molecular chaperone HtpG: MATGKINVSVENIFPLIKKFLYSDHEIFLRELISNATDATLKLKHLTSIGEAKVDYGSPRIEVKIDKEGKKIHVIDQGIGMTEDEVKKYINELAFSGAEEFLNKYEDGAKESGIIGHFGLGFYSAFMVADKVQISTRSFKEDAEPVLWSCDGSPNFTLEPGDKQDRGTEIILHIADDSTEFLEENRITELLNKYNKFMPIPIKFGMKTETLPKPEDAKEEDPAPTQEVDNIINNPNPAWTKQPADLEDQDYKNFYRELYPMQFEEPLFHIHLNVDYPFNLTGILYFPKLTNDLNVQKDRIQLYQNQVFVTDNVEGIVPEFLTMLRGVIDSPDIPLNVSRSYLQADGAVKKISSYISRKVADKLSSLFKNSREEFEQKWNDIKIVIEYGMLSEDKFFDKADKFALYPTVDGKYFTFEELQEKTKETQTDKDDKLVVLYASDKVSQHSYIEAAKAKGYEVLLMDSPIIGHLMQKLETSKEKVSFARVDADHLDNLIKKEDTQISKLSDEEKETLKKNLEEVIEDKSYTIQLEAMDSDASPFIITEPEFMRRMKEMQQTGGGGGMFGMGAMPDMYNLIVNTNSELVGEILNTKTAKKRERLISQSIDLARLSKGLLKGEELTNFIKRSYDMVK, from the coding sequence ATGGCTACAGGTAAAATCAATGTTTCAGTAGAGAACATATTTCCGCTGATTAAGAAATTTTTGTACAGTGACCACGAGATCTTTTTAAGGGAGCTCATATCCAACGCAACAGATGCTACTTTAAAGTTAAAGCATCTTACTTCTATAGGTGAAGCTAAAGTAGACTACGGCAGTCCTAGAATAGAAGTAAAAATTGATAAAGAAGGAAAAAAAATACATGTTATTGACCAAGGTATCGGTATGACCGAGGACGAGGTTAAAAAATACATTAACGAACTTGCCTTCTCAGGAGCTGAAGAATTCTTGAACAAATATGAGGATGGCGCTAAAGAATCTGGAATTATAGGTCATTTTGGTCTTGGTTTCTATTCGGCATTTATGGTTGCTGACAAAGTGCAGATTAGCACTAGAAGCTTTAAAGAAGATGCTGAACCTGTATTATGGAGCTGTGATGGTTCGCCTAATTTTACACTAGAGCCGGGAGACAAACAAGACCGTGGTACAGAGATCATTCTTCATATTGCCGATGACTCTACCGAATTTTTAGAAGAAAACCGTATTACCGAGCTTCTAAATAAGTACAATAAGTTTATGCCTATTCCGATTAAATTTGGAATGAAAACCGAAACTTTACCAAAGCCTGAAGATGCTAAGGAAGAAGACCCTGCACCTACACAAGAAGTTGATAATATCATCAACAATCCTAACCCAGCTTGGACTAAACAACCGGCTGATCTAGAGGACCAGGATTATAAAAATTTCTACCGTGAGCTGTATCCTATGCAGTTTGAGGAGCCTTTGTTCCACATTCACTTAAATGTAGACTATCCGTTTAACCTTACAGGTATACTTTACTTTCCAAAGCTAACAAACGATCTTAACGTTCAGAAAGACCGTATTCAGTTATACCAAAACCAAGTTTTTGTTACAGACAACGTAGAAGGTATTGTACCGGAATTCTTGACCATGTTACGTGGGGTTATTGATTCTCCGGATATTCCCTTGAATGTTTCTAGATCATACCTTCAGGCAGATGGAGCTGTAAAGAAAATTTCTTCATACATCTCTAGAAAGGTTGCAGACAAATTGAGTTCCCTCTTCAAAAACAGTAGAGAAGAATTTGAACAAAAGTGGAACGATATTAAAATCGTTATTGAATACGGAATGCTTAGCGAAGATAAATTCTTTGATAAAGCTGATAAATTTGCGCTCTACCCTACTGTAGATGGTAAATATTTTACTTTTGAAGAACTTCAAGAAAAAACTAAAGAAACGCAAACAGATAAGGATGATAAGTTAGTTGTTCTTTATGCTTCTGATAAGGTTTCTCAGCACAGTTATATTGAAGCTGCAAAAGCTAAAGGTTACGAAGTTCTTTTGATGGATTCTCCAATCATTGGTCACTTAATGCAGAAATTAGAAACCTCTAAAGAGAAAGTTTCTTTTGCTCGTGTAGATGCTGATCATTTAGATAACCTTATTAAAAAGGAAGACACACAAATCTCTAAATTATCAGATGAGGAAAAGGAAACCCTTAAAAAGAACCTAGAAGAGGTCATTGAAGATAAGAGTTATACTATTCAACTAGAAGCGATGGACAGTGATGCTTCTCCTTTTATCATTACAGAGCCTGAGTTTATGCGTCGTATGAAAGAGATGCAACAAACCGGCGGCGGTGGTGGTATGTTCGGTATGGGTGCTATGCCAGATATGTACAACCTTATCGTGAACACAAATTCTGAATTGGTAGGTGAAATATTAAACACTAAAACCGCTAAGAAACGTGAAAGGTTAATCAGCCAATCTATTGACTTGGCACGTCTTTCAAAAGGATTGTTGAAAGGTGAGGAATTAACAAACTTCATTAAACGTAGCTACGATATGGTGAAGTAG
- a CDS encoding TetR family transcriptional regulator C-terminal domain-containing protein: MVAKTKTNKVSEDSIITMYMEYVLEHESVPKSIYKFCKENKISEVDFYSFYGSVEILQKEIWNKFYSNTETLLLKNKEYEGFTNKEKMLTFFYTFFELLTLNRSYVLFSLKQNDSPLKNLGQLKGLRQHIKTYAVGLINDANADKNLKITKYNPKVFSEGAWLQFLFVLKFWMEDSSAGFEKTDMAIEKSINTVFDIFDNTPLENILDFGKFLYKETFA; encoded by the coding sequence ATGGTAGCAAAAACAAAAACAAACAAGGTTTCTGAAGATAGTATTATTACTATGTACATGGAGTATGTTCTGGAGCACGAGAGCGTTCCTAAATCCATATATAAATTTTGTAAAGAGAATAAGATTTCTGAGGTCGATTTTTACTCCTTTTATGGGTCGGTAGAAATTTTGCAAAAAGAGATTTGGAATAAATTTTACTCAAATACAGAAACCCTTCTTCTAAAAAATAAGGAGTATGAAGGTTTTACGAACAAAGAGAAAATGCTCACTTTTTTCTATACTTTTTTTGAGCTGCTTACCTTAAATCGTAGCTACGTATTATTCTCATTAAAGCAGAATGACAGTCCGCTTAAAAATTTAGGACAGTTAAAAGGACTTCGTCAACACATTAAAACTTATGCAGTAGGGCTTATAAACGATGCAAATGCAGACAAGAACCTGAAAATTACCAAGTACAATCCTAAAGTCTTCTCGGAAGGAGCTTGGTTACAGTTTTTATTCGTTCTCAAGTTTTGGATGGAAGATAGTTCTGCAGGGTTTGAAAAAACCGATATGGCCATTGAAAAATCCATTAACACGGTATTTGATATTTTTGATAATACACCGCTTGAAAATATACTGGATTTCGGGAAATTTCTCTACAAAGAAACATTTGCGTAA
- a CDS encoding ABC1 kinase family protein: MKTLDSIPTGKIERAGKLVKTGVKIGGNYVKYFGKKLVNPELDKEELNENNAEDIYDGLKDLKGSALKVAQMLSMEKNLLPRAYVDRFSLSQFSVPPLSAPLVRKTFKKYLGKYPEELFDTFEKDSINAASIGQVHKATKDGKELAVKIQYPGVAQSISSDLALVKPIAIRMFNLQGKDSDKYFKEVESKLIEETNYFLEILQSIDITESCSVIKDLEFPKYYKELSSERIITMDWMYGQHLSEFTSKDFEQELGDKLGQTLWDFYMFQIHGLRKVHADPHPGNFLVSKDFSLIAIDFGCIKEVPSEFYVPYFELAQKQNIENDAVFMEKLYELEILTTTDSPEELKFFKALFKEMLTLFTSPFHETHFDFGSNEFWEKIADLSERYSKDSQIRKMNGNRGSKHFLYMNRTFFGLYNLLHDLKAKIEVNSYKQYLS, translated from the coding sequence ATGAAAACATTAGATAGTATACCAACAGGAAAAATAGAAAGAGCCGGTAAATTGGTAAAGACCGGTGTGAAAATTGGCGGTAATTATGTAAAGTATTTTGGTAAAAAGCTGGTGAACCCTGAATTGGATAAGGAGGAACTGAATGAAAATAATGCAGAGGATATTTATGATGGACTAAAAGATCTTAAAGGCAGCGCGTTAAAAGTGGCCCAGATGCTTAGTATGGAAAAGAATCTGTTACCAAGGGCTTATGTAGATAGGTTTTCGTTGTCACAGTTTTCTGTTCCACCACTTTCCGCACCATTGGTTCGTAAAACATTTAAAAAGTATTTAGGAAAGTACCCGGAAGAATTGTTCGACACTTTTGAGAAAGATAGTATTAATGCTGCCAGTATTGGTCAGGTACACAAGGCTACCAAAGACGGTAAGGAATTGGCGGTTAAAATTCAGTACCCCGGTGTGGCCCAAAGTATATCTAGTGACTTGGCGTTGGTAAAACCTATTGCTATTAGAATGTTTAACCTGCAAGGCAAAGATTCCGATAAATATTTTAAAGAAGTTGAAAGTAAGCTTATTGAGGAAACCAATTATTTTTTGGAAATACTGCAAAGTATAGACATTACTGAAAGTTGTTCGGTTATTAAGGATCTTGAGTTTCCCAAATATTACAAAGAATTATCAAGCGAGCGTATCATTACCATGGACTGGATGTACGGTCAGCATTTAAGTGAATTTACAAGTAAGGATTTTGAACAAGAACTTGGTGATAAATTAGGGCAGACGCTTTGGGACTTTTATATGTTTCAGATTCATGGTCTTAGAAAGGTGCACGCAGATCCACATCCGGGCAATTTTTTAGTAAGTAAGGACTTCTCTTTAATTGCAATAGATTTTGGATGTATAAAAGAAGTGCCTAGTGAATTCTATGTACCTTATTTTGAATTGGCCCAAAAACAAAATATAGAGAATGACGCTGTTTTTATGGAGAAACTCTATGAGTTAGAAATTCTAACAACAACAGACTCTCCCGAAGAATTAAAATTCTTTAAAGCACTTTTTAAAGAGATGTTAACGCTTTTCACTTCCCCTTTTCATGAAACTCATTTTGATTTTGGGTCTAATGAATTTTGGGAGAAAATAGCAGATTTGAGTGAGCGCTACTCCAAAGACAGCCAAATACGAAAAATGAACGGCAATAGAGGGTCAAAACACTTCTTGTACATGAATAGGACTTTCTTTGGTCTGTACAACTTACTACATGATCTTAAAGCCAAAATTGAGGTGAATAGCTACAAGCAATACCTTTCTTGA
- a CDS encoding 3-oxoacyl-ACP synthase III family protein — MYNSKIMGLGYFVPENVVTNDDLAKVMDTNDAWIQERTGIKERRHVVKGGDTTTTMGVKAAKIAIERAGIDKDDIDFIVFATLSPDYYFPGPGVLVQRDLGIKTVGALDVRNQCSGFIYALSVADQYIKTGMYKNILVIGSELHSHGLDMTTRGRSVSVIFGDGAGAAVLSREEDTSKGVLSTHLHSEGQHAEELSLIAPGMGKRWVTDIIEDNDSEDESYFPYMNGQFVFKNAVVRFSEVIMEGLKTNNLTPEDINMLVPHQANLRISQFIQKKFGLGDDQVFNNIMKYGNTTAASIPIALTEAWESGKIKEGDLVVLAAFGSGFTWGSAIIKW, encoded by the coding sequence ATGTATAATTCAAAAATAATGGGGCTAGGATACTTTGTGCCCGAAAACGTAGTCACCAATGATGATTTGGCCAAGGTAATGGATACCAACGATGCGTGGATCCAAGAACGAACAGGTATCAAAGAAAGAAGACACGTGGTCAAAGGTGGTGACACTACCACGACTATGGGTGTTAAAGCTGCAAAAATAGCTATTGAAAGGGCAGGTATAGATAAAGATGATATTGATTTTATTGTTTTTGCAACTCTTAGTCCAGATTACTATTTTCCTGGACCAGGCGTCTTGGTGCAGAGAGATTTAGGAATAAAAACTGTGGGTGCTTTAGATGTAAGAAATCAATGTTCCGGTTTTATTTATGCGCTTAGTGTAGCGGATCAGTACATCAAAACAGGTATGTACAAAAATATTCTTGTTATTGGTTCCGAGCTACATTCTCATGGGTTGGATATGACAACTAGAGGTAGGTCTGTATCTGTTATTTTTGGAGATGGTGCAGGAGCAGCTGTATTGAGTAGGGAAGAGGATACTTCAAAAGGCGTACTTTCTACCCATTTACATAGTGAAGGTCAGCATGCCGAAGAATTATCTCTAATCGCTCCAGGAATGGGTAAGCGTTGGGTTACGGATATTATTGAAGATAATGACTCAGAAGATGAATCTTACTTTCCTTATATGAACGGGCAGTTTGTATTTAAAAATGCAGTAGTGCGGTTTAGTGAAGTGATCATGGAAGGTCTAAAAACCAATAACCTGACGCCAGAAGATATTAATATGTTAGTGCCGCATCAAGCTAACTTGCGTATTTCTCAGTTTATACAAAAGAAGTTTGGTTTGGGAGATGATCAGGTATTTAATAATATAATGAAATACGGTAATACTACTGCGGCTTCTATTCCTATTGCTCTTACCGAAGCTTGGGAGAGTGGAAAAATAAAAGAAGGAGATTTAGTAGTCCTAGCTGCTTTTGGTAGTGGTTTTACTTGGGGTAGTGCCATAATAAAATGGTAA
- a CDS encoding CoA-binding protein has protein sequence MKTTLVFGVSLKTNRYSNLAVNRLLDHNIETEAFGLREGKIRELQIKTNLNEFQNIHTITLYIGPARQPEYIDKILQLRPKRVIFNPGTENPDFYKILEEEGIEVLVACTLVLLATGQY, from the coding sequence ATGAAAACTACGTTAGTCTTCGGAGTCTCCCTTAAAACGAATCGTTATAGTAATCTGGCCGTTAATCGACTTTTGGACCATAACATTGAAACTGAAGCATTCGGCTTACGCGAGGGTAAAATAAGAGAATTACAAATAAAGACCAATTTAAATGAATTTCAAAACATTCATACTATTACTTTGTACATAGGACCCGCCCGTCAGCCTGAATATATCGACAAAATCTTACAACTGAGGCCGAAACGGGTTATTTTTAATCCTGGAACAGAAAACCCCGATTTCTATAAAATACTTGAAGAAGAAGGGATTGAGGTGCTTGTTGCCTGTACTTTGGTTTTGTTAGCAACAGGTCAATATTAA
- a CDS encoding sodium:solute symporter, producing MTATHILILIGAYFLVLLLISYFTGKNDSNVDFFKAGKSSPWYLVAFGMVGASLSGVTFISVPGWVEASEFSYMQVVFGYLTGYFVIAFILLPIYYQQNVTSIYEYLKKRFGAVSYKVGAVSFFISRVLGAAFRLFLVAIVLQQFVFDELDVPFEVTVILSILLIWIYTFRGGIKTIVWTDTLQTAFMLLSVGLSIYFINQKLDWSFSEFLVSEELKQYNQILFTDSFFDKNHFLKSFLGGMFITICMTGLDQDMMQKNLTCKSLKDAQKNMISFSVVLVVVNFVFLLLGALLFIYAAKFNIATPLMDGQPKPDLLFPEIALNSGLGMVVAITFMLGLIAAAYSSADSALTSLTTSFCVDFLNIDEKAEADQNKIRKTTHIGMSLLLIVTVILFKYILDRNVIDGLLTVATYTYGPLLGLFTFGIFTKHSVKDKYVWLVALLSVVCIIGFANLPAEYLGGYKIGYELLPLNGLLTFMGLYAIRNKNTTKITD from the coding sequence ATGACCGCCACCCATATCCTTATCTTAATAGGTGCTTATTTCCTCGTGCTTTTACTGATATCTTATTTTACAGGAAAAAATGACTCCAATGTTGATTTTTTTAAAGCAGGAAAATCATCGCCTTGGTATTTGGTAGCCTTTGGTATGGTAGGCGCCTCACTTTCAGGGGTCACGTTCATATCCGTTCCCGGCTGGGTAGAAGCTTCTGAATTTAGCTATATGCAAGTGGTCTTTGGCTATTTGACAGGATATTTTGTTATTGCCTTTATTTTATTACCCATCTATTACCAGCAGAATGTTACCTCTATTTATGAGTACTTAAAAAAACGTTTTGGTGCAGTAAGTTACAAAGTAGGCGCCGTATCTTTCTTTATCTCTAGGGTTCTGGGGGCCGCTTTCAGACTTTTTTTAGTGGCTATTGTTCTGCAACAATTTGTTTTTGATGAATTGGATGTACCTTTTGAAGTTACCGTTATCCTTTCTATTTTATTAATATGGATCTATACTTTTAGAGGAGGCATCAAAACCATTGTTTGGACAGATACGCTTCAAACTGCCTTTATGCTTCTATCCGTTGGGTTAAGCATTTACTTTATCAACCAAAAATTAGACTGGAGTTTTTCCGAATTCTTAGTATCCGAAGAACTAAAACAATACAACCAAATACTATTTACCGATAGTTTTTTTGATAAGAACCATTTTCTAAAATCCTTTTTAGGCGGTATGTTCATTACCATTTGCATGACTGGTCTTGATCAAGATATGATGCAAAAGAACCTAACTTGTAAATCTTTAAAGGACGCACAGAAGAATATGATTTCTTTCAGTGTAGTTTTGGTGGTCGTGAATTTTGTCTTCCTATTGCTCGGAGCGCTATTATTTATTTATGCCGCTAAGTTTAATATTGCTACTCCATTAATGGACGGCCAACCCAAACCAGACCTTCTATTCCCTGAAATAGCTTTGAACAGCGGATTGGGAATGGTAGTTGCCATTACTTTTATGCTAGGTCTAATTGCAGCTGCATATAGTAGCGCAGATAGCGCCCTTACTTCTTTGACCACTTCTTTTTGCGTAGACTTTCTAAATATTGATGAGAAAGCCGAAGCTGATCAAAATAAAATTCGGAAAACAACACATATAGGCATGAGCTTACTTTTAATTGTAACCGTAATTCTTTTTAAATATATCTTAGACCGCAATGTTATAGATGGTCTATTAACAGTTGCCACTTATACCTACGGACCTTTATTAGGGCTATTCACCTTTGGCATATTCACTAAACATTCTGTAAAAGATAAATACGTATGGTTAGTAGCTTTACTATCCGTTGTTTGCATTATTGGCTTTGCCAATCTTCCTGCAGAATACTTAGGTGGTTATAAAATTGGATATGAATTACTACCTTTGAACGGGCTGTTAACCTTTATGGGGCTATATGCTATTCGCAATAAAAACACCACTAAAATAACAGATTAA
- the recR gene encoding recombination mediator RecR — protein sequence MDFSSKLLENAVYEMSQLPGIGKRTALRLVLHLLKQSKEQTERLSGALLNLRSEIKFCENCHNISDVALCEICANSKRDRSLVCVVEDIRDVMAIENTSQYKGLYHVLGGKISPMEGIGPQDLTISSLVDKAKKGEVKEFIFALSSTMEGDTTNFYIYKQLNGLDINTSTIARGIAVGDELEYADEVTLGRSILNRIPFEGSLKAN from the coding sequence ATGGATTTTTCATCTAAGCTTCTAGAGAATGCCGTTTACGAAATGTCGCAATTGCCAGGAATAGGTAAACGTACGGCACTTCGTTTGGTACTTCATTTGTTAAAGCAGTCTAAAGAGCAAACAGAAAGGCTTTCCGGTGCCTTGCTAAACTTACGTAGCGAGATAAAATTTTGCGAGAACTGTCACAATATTTCAGATGTGGCATTATGTGAGATTTGTGCCAATTCTAAGCGAGATAGGAGTTTGGTTTGTGTTGTTGAGGATATTCGTGATGTAATGGCTATTGAAAACACAAGCCAATATAAAGGATTATATCACGTTTTAGGAGGAAAAATATCTCCAATGGAAGGTATAGGCCCTCAAGACTTGACTATTAGTTCTTTGGTGGATAAGGCTAAAAAAGGAGAGGTAAAAGAGTTTATTTTTGCATTGAGCTCTACTATGGAGGGGGATACGACCAATTTTTATATTTATAAACAATTGAACGGTCTAGATATAAATACCTCTACCATTGCCAGAGGAATAGCGGTTGGCGATGAATTAGAATATGCCGATGAGGTTACGCTAGGGCGGAGTATCTTAAACCGAATTCCGTTTGAAGGTTCGTTGAAAGCGAATTAA
- a CDS encoding dihydrolipoamide acetyltransferase family protein — protein MSKFELKLPRMGESVAEATLTTWLKEVGDTIELDEPIFEIATDKVDSEVPSEVEGVLVEKLFDVDDVIKVGDTVAIIETEQSLEAVKPPVKSAPVEASNGAEESAAMVEETVNIAKESVAAPVHQAQKSSSSERFYSPLVKNIAKQEGVSVAELDTIDGTGNDGRVTKNDILAYLESGKGKEVVQPVAKTVAPEVKESPSASAKTLEIKSSANGIGAKEGADGEVIQMSRMGKLIAKHMVDSVSTSAHVQSFIEVDVTKIVTWRNKVKNAFEKREGEKLTFTPIFMEAVAKALKKYPLMNISLVGDTVIKKKNINIGMAAALPDGNLIVPVIKNADQLNLVGMAKVINDLASRARDNKLKPDEVQDGTYTVTNVGTFGSVFGTPIINQPQVGILALGAIRKIPSVIETEEGDFIGIRSKMYLSHSYDHRVVNGALGSMFAKAVADYLEAWDVNREV, from the coding sequence ATGTCAAAGTTTGAACTGAAATTGCCGAGAATGGGAGAGAGTGTTGCAGAAGCAACGTTGACCACTTGGTTAAAAGAAGTTGGTGATACTATTGAGTTGGATGAACCTATTTTTGAAATAGCTACTGATAAAGTAGATTCAGAGGTTCCTAGTGAAGTAGAAGGAGTTTTGGTGGAGAAACTTTTTGATGTAGACGATGTAATCAAAGTAGGTGATACCGTTGCTATTATTGAAACGGAACAATCCTTAGAAGCTGTAAAACCTCCGGTAAAAAGTGCTCCGGTTGAGGCTTCCAATGGAGCAGAGGAATCTGCGGCTATGGTAGAGGAAACTGTAAATATTGCTAAAGAGTCCGTTGCTGCACCGGTTCATCAAGCTCAAAAATCATCTTCTTCGGAGCGTTTTTATTCTCCTTTGGTGAAGAATATTGCTAAACAGGAAGGTGTTTCTGTAGCAGAGCTAGATACTATTGATGGTACTGGTAATGATGGCCGTGTGACCAAAAATGATATTCTTGCTTATTTAGAAAGTGGGAAAGGCAAGGAGGTGGTGCAGCCAGTAGCAAAAACTGTAGCGCCAGAAGTGAAAGAATCTCCGTCGGCTAGTGCAAAAACTTTAGAAATTAAGTCTTCTGCGAACGGTATAGGAGCAAAAGAGGGTGCGGATGGCGAAGTAATTCAAATGTCCAGAATGGGCAAATTGATTGCAAAGCACATGGTAGATAGTGTTTCTACTTCTGCACATGTTCAGAGTTTTATTGAAGTAGATGTTACTAAGATTGTTACTTGGAGAAACAAAGTAAAAAACGCTTTTGAAAAAAGAGAAGGTGAGAAGTTGACTTTTACTCCCATCTTTATGGAGGCCGTAGCAAAGGCATTAAAGAAATATCCTTTAATGAATATTTCACTGGTAGGTGATACGGTCATCAAAAAGAAAAATATTAATATAGGAATGGCCGCCGCTTTGCCGGACGGAAACCTTATCGTTCCTGTGATTAAGAATGCAGACCAATTAAATTTGGTGGGTATGGCCAAAGTAATAAATGACTTGGCATCTAGGGCTAGAGATAATAAATTAAAGCCAGATGAAGTTCAAGATGGTACATATACGGTAACCAATGTAGGTACTTTTGGTAGTGTTTTTGGCACACCGATCATTAACCAGCCGCAAGTTGGAATATTGGCGTTGGGTGCAATTCGTAAAATTCCATCGGTTATAGAAACTGAAGAGGGTGATTTTATTGGAATACGAAGTAAAATGTATCTTTCACATAGTTATGACCATAGAGTTGTAAATGGTGCTTTGGGTAGTATGTTCGCAAAAGCTGTAGCAGATTATTTAGAGGCTTGGGATGTAAACAGAGAAGTCTAA
- a CDS encoding 3'-5' exonuclease: protein MELNLTRPICFFDLETTGTNVAKDRIVEISVLKVYPNGNKESKTWLVNPEMEIPEEVVAIHGISNEKVANEPTFKDLSRTVYAMIKDCDLGGFNSDRFDIPLLAEEMLRAELDFDMKSMVSIDVQTIFHKMEKRTLVAAYKFYCDKDLTDAHSAEVDTLATYEVLLSQLDKYPELENNVKKLAEFSTHRQFADFAGFLGYDEDGVEVFAFGKHKGRKVLDVLEKEPGYFGWILNADFPLYTKKVLTQVKLSQLNNKLG, encoded by the coding sequence ATGGAACTTAATCTCACGCGTCCCATTTGTTTTTTTGATTTGGAAACTACGGGAACTAATGTTGCTAAAGACCGAATTGTAGAAATATCTGTTTTAAAAGTATACCCTAACGGGAATAAGGAAAGTAAGACTTGGTTGGTAAATCCAGAGATGGAAATACCTGAAGAGGTGGTTGCTATTCATGGTATTTCAAATGAAAAAGTAGCCAATGAACCAACCTTTAAAGACCTTTCTAGGACTGTTTATGCTATGATAAAGGATTGTGATTTGGGCGGATTTAATTCTGACCGTTTTGATATTCCTTTGTTGGCCGAAGAAATGTTGCGAGCTGAGCTAGACTTTGATATGAAAAGTATGGTTTCTATAGATGTGCAGACCATATTCCATAAAATGGAAAAGCGCACTTTAGTAGCGGCATACAAATTTTATTGCGATAAAGATCTTACGGATGCCCACAGTGCTGAGGTAGATACACTTGCTACTTATGAGGTGTTATTGTCTCAGTTGGATAAGTATCCTGAGCTAGAAAACAACGTAAAAAAATTAGCGGAATTCTCTACACATCGCCAATTTGCTGATTTTGCAGGCTTTTTGGGATATGATGAAGATGGTGTTGAAGTTTTTGCATTTGGCAAGCATAAAGGTAGAAAGGTACTAGACGTACTAGAAAAAGAACCCGGCTACTTCGGGTGGATTCTTAATGCCGATTTTCCCCTGTATACAAAAAAGGTGTTGACCCAAGTGAAGTTGAGTCAGCTGAACAACAAGCTAGGTTAG
- a CDS encoding fumarylacetoacetate hydrolase family protein: MKIICIGRNYTEHIEELSNERPDEPVVFIKPDSAILPKEQDFYIPEFSNDVHYEVEVLVKIKKVGKHISEKFAHNYYDEISLGIDFTARDLQSKLKEKGLPWEKAKGFDGAAVIGEWLPKTNFEDLNNIDFSLLKNDNEVQKGNTSLMLWKIDELVSYVSQFFMLKKGDVIFTGTPAGVGRIEANDYLSGVLGGRENFHLKVK; this comes from the coding sequence ATGAAAATTATTTGTATCGGTAGAAATTATACTGAGCATATAGAGGAGTTGTCCAATGAAAGACCAGACGAACCCGTGGTCTTTATTAAGCCAGATTCTGCAATATTGCCAAAAGAACAAGATTTCTATATCCCTGAATTTTCTAATGATGTGCATTATGAGGTAGAGGTGCTGGTGAAGATTAAAAAAGTAGGGAAACATATTAGTGAAAAATTTGCCCACAATTATTATGATGAAATTAGCTTGGGTATAGATTTTACAGCTAGAGACCTGCAATCAAAGCTTAAAGAGAAGGGTTTGCCTTGGGAAAAGGCAAAAGGTTTTGATGGAGCGGCGGTTATTGGGGAGTGGCTTCCAAAAACAAATTTTGAAGATTTAAATAATATTGATTTCTCTTTATTGAAGAATGATAATGAAGTACAAAAGGGCAATACTAGTCTCATGTTGTGGAAGATAGATGAGCTTGTTTCCTATGTCTCTCAATTTTTTATGTTAAAAAAAGGCGATGTAATTTTTACAGGAACACCAGCCGGTGTTGGTAGAATTGAAGCAAATGATTACCTTTCAGGTGTTCTGGGGGGGCGTGAAAATTTTCACTTAAAAGTAAAATAA
- a CDS encoding Hpt domain-containing protein, whose product MIYNLDKINEMAEGDEDFINSVISVFLEEVPQDLELLEVALNEQNHDQVYKLAHKIKPNVDLLGMEQTRAAALQIETLGKAEANMSEIQVVFPMLKKDIDQVVSELKKDFNI is encoded by the coding sequence ATGATTTACAATCTTGATAAAATCAATGAGATGGCAGAAGGTGATGAGGATTTCATCAACTCGGTTATTTCAGTATTTTTAGAAGAAGTGCCTCAGGATTTGGAACTCCTTGAAGTTGCGCTAAATGAGCAAAACCATGACCAGGTTTATAAATTAGCTCATAAAATTAAACCAAATGTTGATTTGTTGGGTATGGAGCAAACTCGTGCTGCCGCCCTGCAAATAGAGACTCTGGGAAAGGCGGAAGCCAATATGTCCGAGATACAGGTAGTTTTTCCAATGTTAAAAAAAGATATAGACCAAGTGGTATCGGAGCTTAAAAAAGATTTTAATATCTGA